From a single Calothrix sp. NIES-2098 genomic region:
- a CDS encoding alanine--glyoxylate aminotransferase, which yields MTPTVSINDSQRLQIAPLETPSRLLLGPGPSNAHPAVLQAMNTSPLGHLDPAFLAIMDEIQSLLRYVWQTENPLTIAVSGTGTAAMEATIANVTEPGDVVLVGVAGYFGNRLVDMAGRYGADVRTITKPWGQVFTLEELRTALETHRPAILALVHAETSTGARQPLEGVADVCREYGTLLLVDTVTSLGGVPIFLDNWGVDLAYSCSQKGLGCPPGASPFTMSPRAMEKLQQRRTKVANWYLDMNLLGKYWGSERIYHHTAPINLYYALREALRLVAEEGLANCWQRHQKNVEYLWDGLEDLGLGLHVEREFRLPTLTTVRIPEGVDGKAIARQLLNEHNIEIGGGLGELAGKVWRVGLMGFNSRKESVDRLLEALRQVLPK from the coding sequence ATGACGCCAACAGTCTCAATCAACGATAGTCAGAGATTACAAATTGCACCTTTAGAAACACCATCCCGTTTACTGTTGGGGCCAGGGCCATCCAATGCCCATCCTGCGGTGCTGCAAGCGATGAATACCTCTCCACTTGGGCATCTTGACCCAGCTTTTCTGGCAATCATGGATGAAATTCAGTCCCTGCTGCGCTATGTATGGCAAACAGAAAACCCCCTAACAATAGCAGTCAGCGGTACGGGAACCGCAGCAATGGAAGCAACTATTGCTAACGTTACCGAACCCGGTGATGTGGTGTTAGTAGGTGTAGCTGGATACTTTGGTAATCGTCTCGTTGATATGGCTGGACGATATGGCGCAGATGTCCGTACTATTACCAAACCTTGGGGACAAGTTTTTACACTAGAGGAACTCCGCACTGCCCTAGAAACTCATCGGCCAGCAATTCTCGCTTTAGTTCATGCTGAAACCTCCACTGGCGCACGCCAACCCTTAGAGGGAGTTGCTGATGTCTGTCGTGAATATGGCACGCTGTTGTTAGTGGATACAGTTACAAGTCTAGGCGGTGTGCCAATATTTTTAGATAATTGGGGAGTTGACCTCGCGTATAGCTGTAGCCAAAAAGGCTTAGGTTGTCCGCCTGGTGCTTCACCCTTTACCATGAGTCCCCGTGCAATGGAAAAATTGCAACAGCGCCGCACCAAGGTTGCTAACTGGTATTTAGATATGAACTTGCTAGGTAAATATTGGGGTAGCGAACGCATCTATCACCATACTGCTCCGATTAATCTCTACTATGCCCTACGGGAAGCATTGCGTTTAGTAGCCGAGGAAGGACTGGCTAATTGCTGGCAACGTCATCAAAAGAACGTAGAGTATCTTTGGGATGGCTTAGAAGATTTAGGGCTGGGTTTGCACGTTGAACGAGAGTTCCGCTTACCAACACTTACTACAGTCCGAATTCCCGAAGGAGTAGATGGCAAGGCAATTGCCCGCCAGTTACTCAACGAACATAACATTGAAATTGGCGGAGGTCTGGGCGAATTGGCTGGTAAAGTCTGGCGCGTAGGACTTATGGGCTTCAATAGCCGTAAGGAAAGTGTTGACCGACTTTTAGAAGCACTGCGGCAAGTTTTACCTAAATGA
- a CDS encoding response regulator receiver protein, giving the protein MSNPKSILEFNKILNEFSKCAQIKLNGHLNIKSSQGRKWTFYYRSGQIIWATGGTHTYRRLRRSIVQTSCPIDINNIQLDSQEISKDYWDYQLLESLYKRQVVKQEQVNAIVEKTVAEILFDIAQRVNSEVLSCDRNPGVILEAPISSINPQISFKQMQDSWHNWSKAGLASVSPNLAPVLRKPQELQQQVSSSVYNNFVNLINGKHTLWDLAVKMNQSVLPVTRSLLPYINHGIAELVEVPDLPLPVSKVQNKSTITPAKTSTIPLIACVDDSPQVCKILEQIITSKGLRFIAIQDPVQALPILMQTKPDLIFLDLIMPVVNGYEVCSQLRRCSFLSQTPVVILTGSDGLFDQVRSKVFGATEFITKPVASEKVMEMVNKHLFAKTASQVKGLSNLAIGY; this is encoded by the coding sequence ATGAGTAATCCAAAATCTATACTAGAATTTAACAAGATTTTGAATGAATTTAGTAAATGTGCCCAAATAAAATTAAATGGGCATTTAAATATTAAGAGTTCCCAAGGAAGAAAATGGACTTTTTATTATCGTTCAGGACAGATAATTTGGGCGACAGGCGGAACTCATACTTATAGAAGGTTGCGGAGAAGTATTGTACAAACTTCTTGCCCAATTGATATTAATAATATCCAGCTAGATTCTCAGGAAATATCAAAAGATTATTGGGATTATCAATTACTAGAATCTTTATATAAAAGGCAAGTAGTTAAACAAGAACAAGTTAACGCGATTGTAGAAAAGACTGTAGCGGAAATTTTATTTGATATAGCTCAAAGAGTAAATAGTGAAGTTTTGAGTTGCGATCGCAATCCCGGAGTAATATTAGAAGCACCAATTAGCTCCATAAATCCACAGATATCTTTCAAGCAAATGCAAGATTCTTGGCACAATTGGTCAAAAGCTGGGTTAGCGAGCGTGTCTCCTAACTTAGCACCTGTACTGCGTAAACCTCAGGAATTGCAACAGCAAGTAAGTTCATCTGTTTATAATAATTTTGTCAATTTAATCAACGGCAAACATACACTTTGGGATTTAGCCGTAAAAATGAATCAGAGTGTATTGCCTGTAACGCGTTCTTTGCTTCCCTATATTAATCACGGAATCGCAGAACTTGTAGAAGTACCGGACTTGCCTTTACCAGTTAGTAAAGTTCAAAACAAATCTACTATTACGCCAGCAAAAACATCAACTATACCACTGATAGCTTGTGTAGATGATAGCCCACAGGTGTGTAAAATTTTGGAACAGATTATCACCTCTAAGGGTCTGAGGTTTATCGCCATTCAAGATCCAGTGCAGGCTCTACCAATTTTGATGCAAACTAAACCAGACTTGATTTTTTTAGATTTAATTATGCCAGTTGTGAATGGTTATGAAGTTTGCTCGCAATTACGTCGATGTTCGTTTTTGAGCCAAACACCAGTGGTGATTTTGACAGGTAGCGATGGGCTATTCGATCAAGTTCGATCTAAGGTATTCGGTGCTACAGAATTTATTACCAAACCAGTAGCATCAGAGAAAGTAATGGAAATGGTAAATAAACATCTATTTGCAAAAACTGCTTCACAAGTCAAAGGTCTATCTAATTTAGCGATTGGTTACTAA